The sequence TAAAACTACAAACAGCCCAGTTGGGCCGCTTGTAGGAGAGAAGAGTGTGTGTGAGGAGGAAGGATTTGACCATAGTATGCCAGCGTCAGCTTACCGTTAAATTAACGAGCGCCCTAGCTGATCGAGCGAGTTGGCGTAGCTTGGGCAATGATTGGGAAATCGATTAGTTGATAGCTATCAACGACTTTTATATGTTCGTGGAAGAACCATGATTGACGACCATTGAGGCATTGGCCCAATAAAACGATTAAGGCGACCGGCGCTGAAATAAGCAGTTGATGAGTACGATAGGATTCTGGTAGCATATCAACTACGTCGATAATGAAATTGACGATAGCTGATGCATCTTTTGAGTCGGTAATGGTTATTTTTTTGTTGTTTGGGTATATTTTTAGCACACAGCCAAGGTCATCGATATGATTGTTGGTATAATTATCCATTGCTTTGATGACTTTATCCGAATTTTGCGTTCTTACAGTGCAGATATTTAATATACAATTTTTTGAATTATTATCTGAAATATGAAATGAATATTCTAAATCAGCGACTGAATGTTCATCTAAAGATAACTCCCATTCCGATTTATTATTATTACTGAAGTTTATTATTTTTAGCCGATATGTGGTGGCTAGATAAAAAGTTGCCCCAAACATCAATGCTGGGAAATAGCCTAAGTTTTGAGTATTCAACGTTAGTGGATGCGCAGCACCGATCCATGCTCTAAGATCATATAATGCTTCTTGACCTCGTTGCCATGTATCAATCTTTGCATTGACATTTTGTTGATAATCGCGCCAATCAAGTACCAAATCAGCCTCAATTTTCGGAATAGCCCTCTGTTCTGATTGAAATTCAAGAACTATTGGATCTGAATTAGATTGAAATTTGGTAGCTATAAGTTGCTTGGCAATTATTCTGGCATGCGCTTGGGCAGTATGGTTACTATCGATTGATTTAATTTGATCTGAATTAACCAGGCTTTTGCAAATATATTGGTAATTTGGATGAATCCCAGCTGGCTTTTCGGAAAAAACGCCTTTTTGTTGAGCAATATTATTTTGAATCCACGATAATTGTGTATTATCCTCCTGAGCAGGCTCGATTTGATTGAACCACACCGCATAATAATCGTAATCTGTGGCATATTCGCTGCTTGTAACAATGCCACGTAATTTTAGTTCGATTTCAAAGTATTGACATAGTTCGCTTTTATTTGTTGGTAACCAAACTCTTGGTGGCGATTTTTCAAGCAGTTTCTTTTCAGCGTTGTAGAAAATATTAGTTGTATTGTTGTTGGTTGTATTGTTGGTTGTATTGTTGGTTGTATTGTTGTTAGTTGTATTGTTCGTCGTATTGTTGTTGGTTGTTATATTTCCATAATTTATCCCAGCGGCAACCCCAACTGGAGAATTATCAATATTAATGGCTGAAGCTTGTTGCTGTGGCGCATCGTTGTTTTGGGCAGGGGATGGTGGTTGTGATTCAGCGTCGGCGTGCATTGATAAGGCTCCTTATGCTAGCGTAGGATATAGTTCGAACAAGCGTGTCTAAACTTTTATTTTACATAGTATTGATATTTATTGAATACATTTTACCATTCCTGCCAAATCTTATAAGCGTTTAAAACCACAAACGGCCCAGTTGGGCCGCTTGTAGGAGAGAAGAGTGTGTGTGAGGAGGAAGGATTTGTTTGTAGTATGCCAGCGCCAGCTTACGGCCATCCTAACGAAAATCAGTGGTGAGAGTCCTATTGTTGGTATAGCCTGATGACCCAGATTGGCCCTGACTGATGGGTATAGATGTAAAAATTAACCTTTACAACTATACCATTATAACTGTAAGATTGTGTCAACCATAAATGCCAATTCATTGTCTAAGCTAGTGCTTGCTATTATCAGATTGATCCTACAATTGTCAATAGTTTGTCGATAGTAGAAAGGGTATTGGTATGACCCAAGTAGAAGCAGTAGTTGTGTATCTCAAGACGAGTGGAATTCAAACGTATATTTTTAGTAGTAACCGGCTGCGTGAGAATATTGGCGCTTCCTATAGCATCAAACGGGCTACATCCAAACCTGATGGTGCTGTTATTGGCTGGATTGATCCACCTGAGATTGAGGCGCAGGTGATTTTTGCTGGTGGTGGGCATGCTTGTATTGTATTTTATTCTCAGGTGAATGCCAAACGATGGGTACGTCAGTATAGCTTGAGGATGCTCAAGGAAGCAGCTGGGTTGCGCTTTGCGGTTGGTATGTCTGCTCAATTTGCTTATTCGCCTGATAGTTATGATATTAAAACCTATATCAAACAAGCTCGTGAAGATTGCGAACGGGCGCAAAATGCCTATAACACCACACCTGCCACGCTTGGTTTGGGCGTAACAGTAGCCTGCCGATCAACTGGTTTGGTTGCAACCCAACAGCGCAATCTGCTCGATGGCGTTCCTCGCGATCCAGGTGATTATCCAATTGCACGCGAGATCGTGACTAAAACCCAGCTTGCCTCAAAAACTGGGGATACCGTCGATCCGGCCATGGCGGATCTATTGCACCAAATAGATGCTTTTAAGCTCATTAATCAAAAGTACAGCATTCCTCGTGATTTTGATGATTTTGGTCGCACGACTGGTAAATATAGTTATTTAGCTGTAATCCATGCCGATGGTAATGGGATTGGTAATCTGATTCGTGGTTTGGCCCAGATCAAAACGACCAATCAGCGCTATATTAATTTTTATCGTGCCCTTTCGCAGTTAATTAATCGTTTGGGTGCTGATGCGATGAATGCGACGGTAAAATTTCTGGGAGATAATCTGCGTGATCCAGCGTTCAAGGAATTAACTCATCACTTAGAGATTGATCGTGATACCAAAAATCCATTTTTTCCGCTGCGTCCACTGGTCTATGGCGGCGATGATATTACGTTTGTGTGCGATGCTCGCGTAGCTTTTCATGTGACGGAAGTGTTATTAGCACAATTTACTGAGCAGAGCAGGGAATTAATCAAAAAATTGAAACAAGAATTCCCTGAAGAAAGTAGTTCATTTCCACATGAACTGAGTGCCTGTGCGGGAATTACGATTTTTCGTACCCATTATCCATTTGCTCGCGCTTATGACTTGGCTGAGGAACTATGTGCCTCAGCTAAGCAACTAAGCGCAACCGTTTCGCAGAAACAATCGAGCGCTTTGGATTGGCAAATCGCCCCAAGTGGTCGCATCGATAAGCTCGAAGCATTGCGGAATACAGAATATAGTCTAAGCGCGATTGAATCGTTGACGTTGCGGCCAGTAATGCTTGAGCAGACTCCTCAAACATGGCGAACATGGGCGAATGTTAAACAGGCAGTCCAAGATTTTAGCCCGATTTGGCAAGAACGACGGAATAAATTAATTGCCTTTCAAGATATCAACCGTCAAGGTTCGCAGGCTACTAAGCAGTGGCAAACTAATTTACGTGCTCCGTTGACGTTACCCCAATTCGCAGGTTTAGCGCATCAGGAGGCGTGGGCCGTTGATGATCTCGATCAATCGCGACCCGTTGCTAAGCAGCTTGCCCGCTATTTTGATGTGATCGAATTAATGGAGCATTATCCGCCATTGGCTGAAGTACAGGGGGCATAGCATGAGCCTGTATTATCTTAAAATTGAGTTGAAAAGCGATGCCACCTTTGGTCGTGGCGATGGCATTGCGGGCTTGGTTGATGTGGAAGTTGAACAGGACTGCTTTGGGTTGCCCTATTTGCGTGGGCGCACCTTGAAGGGTTTATGGCGTGAAGAGTGCGAAAATTTAATTGCCATCCATCCTAATGGTAAATTTTTGCAGCATGAATGCAATAAGCTCTTTGGGATTGGTGGGAGTATAACCGATGCTAGCGGTTTATTATACGTTGGCGATGCCTGTCTTCCCGATCTCGTTCGCGTGGCGATTCAACAGGCGCACCTCAATCCCCATGAGGTTTTAACCAGCCTAACTGGTGTGCGCCGCCAAACCAAGATCGATGATAAAGGTATTGCCGATGCCTATACTTTACGAGCAATGCGGGTGATTCTGCGGACTACTACATTTATTAGCCCAATTACCTGCCCAGCATTGTCTCAAGCACAAGAATCGATCTTGCTGGCTGGTTGTTATGCCTTGCGCCACCTTGGAACAAGCCGTAATCGTGGCCGTGGTGAAGTTCAATGTCGCCTGTTCGCTCACGATGGTAGCGAATTGAGCCTTGTCATGTTGCCTGATGTTATGGAGAAACCGGCATGAATGCATTGATTGTTGATCTCGTGACTCAGCAGCCAGTCTTGGTCAGTGCCCTTGAAGGCGACCCCAATAGTGCTACCAGTTTTAGTTATATTCCAGGCAGTGTTTTGCGTGGAGCATTAATTAGCCTTTATCTGCAATCAAAAGGCGCTGAATATCAACTTGACCCACGTAATCAGTTGTTTTTTAGTAATCGGGTGCGCTTTTTACATGCCTACCCGCTTGAGTCAACCACTAAAAAGCGTATGCTCCCAATGATTCAGAAACGCGACGTGCATGATCAAGCAGCCTCTGACGCTGAACCTAAACAAGCCAAAGAACCTCGATATGAATGGTTTGGACAGCAATATACCTTCGATACTGTGCGCCATTTGAATATTCACACCACCCGCAATCGGGCCAAGGGGCGCAGCCTGCGTGGCAGTGGCGCGGTGTATCGCTATGTGGCAATTGCTCCAAATCAGCGGTTTCGGGCAATTATCCTTGGTGATGTTGCTCATCTCCAGGTGCTTGAAGATTTATTGCGTGCCCAATCGCGCTTATCCATGGGCAAAGCTCGTAGTGCTGGTTATGGCGAAAGTCATATTATCAAGGTAACCCATGATCCAACGTGGCATGAATTGCCATATGTTCCAACCAATCCACTTCCAACAACTGAAACCGTGACCATGACCTTGTTGAGTGATGCAATTATTCGCGATCAGTATGGCCAATATGGTCGAATCGGCGCTGACCCCAGTGGTTTGGCGGCAAGTTTTGGCTTGCAAGCAGGCCAACTTGATCTCAAGGCCTCAAAATTACGCTATACCGTGCTTGGTGGTTTTAATCGCACTTGGGGCTTGCCCTTGCCGCAAACTCCGGCTTTGGCAGCTGGTAGTGTGTTGGTTTGGCAGCAGGCTCGCGCCGATTGGCTAGCCCTCGTTGAGCAAGGCATTGGCGAACGGCGCAATGAAGGCTTTGGCCGGATTAGCCTTGATGCTGCATTGCAAGATCATGTGGTTAATTTGCAAAACCACCAGCCGAGCTTTAACTCCAATGACGGGCTTTTGCCGACAACATCGACCCAAATGAACTTCTTTGAGCCAGAATCGCGCAAACTTTTACAGCTGATGGGTGAGCGAATGTTGCGCCAACGGCTGGATCAACGCTTAATCGAATTGATTGGGGATTGCCAAATCAAGCACCAATCGGATTCACGCAATAGTTTATTGGGGCGAGTTGAGTTATGGTGTCGAGACTTACTAGCCCACATTCAATCCTTGGCACTGCATCAAACAACGAATACCTCTGTTGATTCGGTTTTTGCGATATTTCGAGAGACAATTGATCAAACTGCCCAAATTGCTCGTCAGCATCTACGCGCAACTAGCTTGGCTAATGGTCAATCACTAGAAACCTTGCTAAAACTTGACATCACTGAACTACTTAAGCGCTGGCAGGTTGAGCGCTTACAACTTGGCGATCATCTAGCGCAACTCACTCCCCAACTTGCTTTGGAATATCATGCCCGCTTGATTATTGCAATTGTAACGATGGCTCGTAAGCAGCCTTTACTGAAAAAGCGAGGTTGAGATGGCGTTTGATTTTTATGTGCCCACTAACCCAGACTTACTCTATAAAGACCGTGAAACCCGCTATATCTTTGCACGAACGCTGATTCATGGGCGGCTTGAATTGCAATCGCCCACCTTAATTAGTAATGGTGCGAGCGATTTACCAACCGATATGGCCTTGCTGCGCGATTTGGTTGAGGCTCGTGCGTTAATTCCAGGTAGCTCGATTGCTGGAGCACTGCGAGCCTATTTGAAGCAGTTTGGCTATGATGCTGCTGCGTTATTTGGGGCAGAATTATCGCATGAAGCGAGTGAGGGCGATCAAAGTGCGCTCTTGGTGAGCGATGCGCTGAGCACCACGATTGTCGCATCGATGGTGCGCGATGGCGTGCGGATTGATGGAGCCACCCGTACTGCTAGCGCTGGGGCTAAGTATGATCTGGAGTTGTTGCCGGCTGGCACATGCTTCGATTTGTATTTTGAGTTGCTCCATGAAGTGCCGTTCGATGCTGAAAAGAAATACCCAAAGTGGGATGATTCGATTAATTATAATCAACAACGACTTGAACTATTGGCCCAAGCATTATATGGCTTGGAAGCTGAACAGATTGCCTTGGGTATGCGTAAACAGCGGGGTTTAGGCTTGTGCAAAGTCACCAATTGGCAAATTTGGCATTATCGTTTGACTGAGCCTAGGCAAATGTTGCAATGGTTGGAGTTTGATCGGGCAAAGCCCCCAGAAGCCCACTATACTGGACCAAGTATCGGTGCAGGCTTAGATCTGCCATTGGCTCAATTGCCTCGAAACCAATGCCAGATTCAGGTTGAATTTGGGCTTGATCAATCGTTGCTGATTCGTTCGGCGAGCAGTGACCCTTATGCACCAGATGATCGCTACCTCGAAACCCGGTTAGCCGATGGCAAGCTCTATCCGGTGATTCCAGGCACCAGTTGGGCTGGCATTATCCGCCATCGAGCTGAGAAGATTTTGGCAACCCTCAAAAACAACGCCCAAACTCTGCCCGCTCCTGATGGATTGATCTCAGCATTATTTGGCTATGTGGCAACTGATGCCAAGGCACGAACCAGTAAGGCTCAAAAAAGTCGGGTGCGCGTTCACGATAGTTTAATTTACCCAGCAGATACCGATTATATTCAAACGCGGATCGCGGTTGATCGGTTTACTGGTGGGCCATTCCCGAGTGCCTTATTGGCTGAACAACCAGTTTGGGGCTTGCCAGAGACCAAGATATTCCTCGACCTAACAATTCAAGATGCTAAGGATTATGATCTTGGGTTGCTCTTATTGGTGATAAAAGATCTTTGGCTGGGTGATTTGACGGTTGGCGGCGAGCAAAGTATCGGGCGCGGTGTGTTGACTGGACAGGCATTCAACCTGTGGATTAACGGTGAGGCTTATCATTTTCGCCAAGCTGATGGCCAATTAATGCTTGAGCCAAAAACTGCTGATGCATTACAAGCGTTTGTTGCTAGCTTGTTAGAGGAGGGCTTAAATGTTTCAACCAATCCCAATTGAGCCACAGATTGATTTGGTGGCATGGTTGCAAACCCAAGCCGAAATCAACTACTGCCAATGGTTATTGGCCCATAGCCTTGATTGTGTCATCTGGGGCAAATTTGAGCATGGCAAACTCCAGTTGGGTTGTGATGCTGCAAAACTCAACTTTGATACCTTGCAACAATGCCGAATCTTTGGCCCCAAGGCTGAAGTATTGCTGTGGCCAAATACGAACGGTTGGCAAGCAGTGGTAATTACTGATCCTGTTGAATCAGACGAATATATTGATGAATGGCAAATGCTATGGGGCATCGCTGGCGAACCATCCAAAACATTTAGCGGCTTTACCAGATTAACCGATGGGATTCAAGGCATGCAACATACCTTACCCTTGCTATTTGAGCCGCAAGATCGTTATTTTGGGCAAGCTGATGACCAACAACCTAAGCATCGGCCCGCTCGCTTGAAGGTGCGCCATATTTTAGATTTTGATTCCAATACTGGAGCCGCCTATATTCGAGCCAGCCGTTTAGTCGAATTAAGTGCTAAGGAGATTGAGCATGGCGACCGTTCCTGAACATTTGCATGAGATTAATGCCCGTGAGGCCTTTGCGCCCTATAATTTTATTCCGCTGCCCGAAAAAGCTGTGCCTGCCGAAGTGGTTTTAGAGCAACAGCGGGTTGTGATCAAAGCTGAACACCAACCGAAAGAGGCTCAATATTTGGTGCGCCACGATCAATATTTTGCCGATCGGCATACCGGCACAATTACTTGCACCCTCAGAACTGAAACGCCGTTGTATGTGCGTTGTGGGTTAAATGCTAGGCAATTCAAGGATTCAATCCAAGAAGTTGAGCAGCAACAGCAATCGAATGAAGCCCGTACCGCTCCAACCAAAAATAAACCCGATTTCTTTGCCTCACCTGGTCAACGTGCGGTCATTCCTGGGAGCAGTTTACGCGGCTTAATGCGCAGCTTGGTCGAAATTGTGAGCCATAGCAAAATCGATTTGGTCACCCGCAAGTATTTATTTTTTCGAAGTGTTGATACTACAAACTTAGGTATGCACTACCGTCAGCGCATGACCAACCAAGTGCGGGCTGGTTTTTTACGTTTGCAAGCTGATAATAGCCGGGTGATTGAAGAAACTGAATTTTATAAGCTTCCAATTGCTGTTTTAGAAAAGCATATTTGGCAACGCTATACCAACTATCGCAGCACTAAGTTACCAAATGAACGATATCAATATACGACGATTTGGGTTTTACCACTTAATAAGTATAAAATTAAAGAAGTAAGCCTGAGCCAACCTCAAGGTAACGATTGGCTACCTGCAACTTTAGTGATAACTGGCAATGTGCCTGGTAAAAAGCATGAATATGTCTTGATTCAACAACGACCGCAACAGGTGTTTCGCCTAGAAAACGAACAACTTCAACGCTTTCACGATGAAGATCAGTTGAGTCAATGGCAGACTCAAGCATTTCCCCAACGGGATAAGTTAAGGAAGCGTAAAGGGGAGTTGCTCGATGACCAACCAATCTTTTTTATTGTCGATCCCGCTAATCCACAGAAAGTTAGCTTTTTCGGGCGGGCCGGAATGTTTCGCTTGCCCTATACTAACAGCCCCTACGATTTGATTCCACCGCATTTGCGGGTTGGTAGTGATGATGCCCCAATTGATCTAGCCGAAGCGATGTTTGGTTTTGTGCATCAAGAAGTCAATGTTGAGCCTAACCAGATTACGAGTTATGCTAGCCGCTTACGGTTTAGCGATGCCAAGCTGGTTAATCAGCAACTGCCTGATGCTGAGCTATGGGATACTGAAATTACTCCGCCGATTCTAGCATCGCCAAAACCCACAACCTTCCAACACTACCTGACCCAAGATGCAACCGACCGTCAATCATTGCGCCATTATGGCGACGATCGCAATGACACAACCATTCGGGGTTATAAACAATACTGGCATCATGGCCGATTTGCGGCTCAAGATCGGCATAAACCTGATGCTAATGCTGATTCGACCCAAACCACCCGTATGCGTCCAGTCAAATCGGGAGTCGAGTTTCAATTTCAGATTGGCTTTGAAAATCTGAGCGATGTGGAGTTAGGAGCCTTAATCTATGTGCTTGAACTAGCGGCTAGCCCCAACCATCGCCTAAAACTGGGTATGGGCAAGCCGTTTGGCTTTGGCTCGATTGCAATTAACTATCACATTGCGACCACCAACCGCCAAGCCCACTACAGTCAGTTGTTTAATCAAGGCCAGAATACTTGGCTGCGAGCTGAACGCGATTGGATTGATCAGGATTTACTGGCTAAGCAGCAAGCCTTTTGTACTTATATTCTGCAACACAGCGGCGAGCAAGAGCGCGGCTTCAGCGAATTCAATCATATCCCACGCATCCAGCAATTGCTTGCCATGCTCGAATGGGATGTAGCACGCTTTGAACAAACTGAGCCACGATCATGGGCCGAACTTGTGCGCTATATGGAAATTGAGCGGAAAGAGGATGGTAGAAAGCGTAATGAATATCGGGATCGCCCAGTGCTCCCTACCCCATTACGTGTGATCAAGCGAACCCCGATTAAACCAAAAAAACCTGAGAAGCCGCTCAAAGTCAATCAGACTGTTTCTGGAACGATTGTTGGTCGGGTAAATAGGCAGGTTTGGGATGTTCGACTAGATAATAAAAAGCTCGTCTATGCAAAAATTATCGGTAATTCGATTAATCCCCAACATCTCAATAATGGCAAGCGCGTTGATGTACGCATTGTCTCGCTTGAAGACGATGCAGTGCAGGAAATTCGTAAAATTCAATAATTTGGTTTGGCGGTGGATGGTATTGTGCAATCCACCGCTGATTTTATACCCCACCAAAATATTGCTTGGCTCACGCTTTAGTATTTGGTAATACATGGATTAAACTTTTGGTCGTTGGCAATGCCATGGGTTATAATTGATATTTATCTAGATAGGAGCACCACTGAGTATGAAGTTTGTGAGAATTGTCGTTTTGCTTTTGTTGATCCATGGGATTATGCCAGCCGCAAGTTATGCCAACCCCGATGTGCCGCAGGCCGCCACCCTCGAATGGGATCGCCTGTATGTTGCAACTTCTGAAGGAACTGATGTTTGGTTGCGAATTAAGGTGGTCGGTGCTGGCCCAACTGAGGCAGTCAATCTTAAATTTATTTATGGTACCAAGGCGCAGAGTGCAACTCCTGCCGATGATTATGCTCCCATCATGGCAAATCAGGGAACGATCACTGGGCTTGATCGTTTTGCCCTGATCCGCATTGATATCTATAACAACAGCCCTCAGTATTGGGAACCTTACGAAACCTTTCAGGTTGAGCTACGCTCGGATGCCGCCAATACAGTGATTAGTGGTCAACCACGCATGACGATTGGGATTATTCGTTCACGGATTATGAATCCAGTGGTGGGGATTTTAGAATCGTGTATTCACGTTGATGAGCCTCAGGATAATTATCCTCAATCGGCTGGCGAAATTAATGCCAACGGCGGGTGGTGTAATAGCGATTTTATTGATGAGCCAGCGCGAGCACTTGATTATTATCGCATTACGCAAACAGCAGGCGGAAAATTAGATATTCGGCTGGAAAATACCACGCCTGATCAACACGATCTCGATTTGTATCTCTATTACCGCGATGGGGAAGGCAATTATCTGCTCTATTTGCGCTCAACCAATGCTGGGCAACTAGCAGATGCGCTTTTAAATGCACCAATCGCTGGTAA is a genomic window of Chloroflexota bacterium containing:
- a CDS encoding RAMP superfamily CRISPR-associated protein, giving the protein MAFDFYVPTNPDLLYKDRETRYIFARTLIHGRLELQSPTLISNGASDLPTDMALLRDLVEARALIPGSSIAGALRAYLKQFGYDAAALFGAELSHEASEGDQSALLVSDALSTTIVASMVRDGVRIDGATRTASAGAKYDLELLPAGTCFDLYFELLHEVPFDAEKKYPKWDDSINYNQQRLELLAQALYGLEAEQIALGMRKQRGLGLCKVTNWQIWHYRLTEPRQMLQWLEFDRAKPPEAHYTGPSIGAGLDLPLAQLPRNQCQIQVEFGLDQSLLIRSASSDPYAPDDRYLETRLADGKLYPVIPGTSWAGIIRHRAEKILATLKNNAQTLPAPDGLISALFGYVATDAKARTSKAQKSRVRVHDSLIYPADTDYIQTRIAVDRFTGGPFPSALLAEQPVWGLPETKIFLDLTIQDAKDYDLGLLLLVIKDLWLGDLTVGGEQSIGRGVLTGQAFNLWINGEAYHFRQADGQLMLEPKTADALQAFVASLLEEGLNVSTNPN
- a CDS encoding TIGR03984 family CRISPR-associated protein, with the translated sequence MFQPIPIEPQIDLVAWLQTQAEINYCQWLLAHSLDCVIWGKFEHGKLQLGCDAAKLNFDTLQQCRIFGPKAEVLLWPNTNGWQAVVITDPVESDEYIDEWQMLWGIAGEPSKTFSGFTRLTDGIQGMQHTLPLLFEPQDRYFGQADDQQPKHRPARLKVRHILDFDSNTGAAYIRASRLVELSAKEIEHGDRS
- a CDS encoding PPC domain-containing protein — protein: MKFVRIVVLLLLIHGIMPAASYANPDVPQAATLEWDRLYVATSEGTDVWLRIKVVGAGPTEAVNLKFIYGTKAQSATPADDYAPIMANQGTITGLDRFALIRIDIYNNSPQYWEPYETFQVELRSDAANTVISGQPRMTIGIIRSRIMNPVVGILESCIHVDEPQDNYPQSAGEINANGGWCNSDFIDEPARALDYYRITQTAGGKLDIRLENTTPDQHDLDLYLYYRDGEGNYLLYLRSTNAGQLADALLNAPIAGNTNYLIGVYWATSTGTKPPTYRLNVTYKP
- a CDS encoding TIGR03986 family CRISPR-associated RAMP protein, with protein sequence MATVPEHLHEINAREAFAPYNFIPLPEKAVPAEVVLEQQRVVIKAEHQPKEAQYLVRHDQYFADRHTGTITCTLRTETPLYVRCGLNARQFKDSIQEVEQQQQSNEARTAPTKNKPDFFASPGQRAVIPGSSLRGLMRSLVEIVSHSKIDLVTRKYLFFRSVDTTNLGMHYRQRMTNQVRAGFLRLQADNSRVIEETEFYKLPIAVLEKHIWQRYTNYRSTKLPNERYQYTTIWVLPLNKYKIKEVSLSQPQGNDWLPATLVITGNVPGKKHEYVLIQQRPQQVFRLENEQLQRFHDEDQLSQWQTQAFPQRDKLRKRKGELLDDQPIFFIVDPANPQKVSFFGRAGMFRLPYTNSPYDLIPPHLRVGSDDAPIDLAEAMFGFVHQEVNVEPNQITSYASRLRFSDAKLVNQQLPDAELWDTEITPPILASPKPTTFQHYLTQDATDRQSLRHYGDDRNDTTIRGYKQYWHHGRFAAQDRHKPDANADSTQTTRMRPVKSGVEFQFQIGFENLSDVELGALIYVLELAASPNHRLKLGMGKPFGFGSIAINYHIATTNRQAHYSQLFNQGQNTWLRAERDWIDQDLLAKQQAFCTYILQHSGEQERGFSEFNHIPRIQQLLAMLEWDVARFEQTEPRSWAELVRYMEIERKEDGRKRNEYRDRPVLPTPLRVIKRTPIKPKKPEKPLKVNQTVSGTIVGRVNRQVWDVRLDNKKLVYAKIIGNSINPQHLNNGKRVDVRIVSLEDDAVQEIRKIQ
- a CDS encoding RAMP superfamily CRISPR-associated protein — encoded protein: MSLYYLKIELKSDATFGRGDGIAGLVDVEVEQDCFGLPYLRGRTLKGLWREECENLIAIHPNGKFLQHECNKLFGIGGSITDASGLLYVGDACLPDLVRVAIQQAHLNPHEVLTSLTGVRRQTKIDDKGIADAYTLRAMRVILRTTTFISPITCPALSQAQESILLAGCYALRHLGTSRNRGRGEVQCRLFAHDGSELSLVMLPDVMEKPA